Proteins encoded in a region of the Salvelinus fontinalis isolate EN_2023a chromosome 17, ASM2944872v1, whole genome shotgun sequence genome:
- the map2k2b gene encoding dual specificity mitogen-activated protein kinase kinase 2b: MAPKKRPVRLNITPTAGEGGLSTSTTIAAASDANLEALQKKLEELDLDEQQKKRLENFLTQKAKVGELKDDDFHRICELGVGNGGVVNKVCHKPSGLVMARKLIHLEIKPAIRNQIIRELQLLHECNSPYIVSFYGSFYSDGEISICMEHMDGGSLDQVLKEARRIPEEILGKVSIAVLRGLAYLREKHQIMHRDVKPSNILVNSRGEIKLCDFGVSGQLIDSMANSFVGTRSYMSPERLQGTHYSVQSDVWSMGLSLVELSIGRYPIPPPDAKELEAIFGRPIMDGTEGEMHSSTSPRPRPPGGRPASGHGPAMAIFELLDYIVNEPPPKLPHGVFTSDFQDFVTRCLIKNPADRADLKMLMNHTFIKRSEVEEMDFAGWLCKTMGLNQPSTPTRTVD, from the exons ATGGCCCCCAAAAAAAGACCAGTGCGGCTTAACATCACTCCCACCGCTGGTGAGGGAGGATTGTCCACCTCCACAACCATCGCAGCTGCCTCTGA TGCTAACCTGGAAGCCCTACAGAAGAAATTGGAGGAGTTGGATCTGGACGAGCAGCAGAAGAAGCGCCTGGAGAATTTCCTTACCCAGAAGGCCAAGGTGGGCGAACTGAAAGACGATGACTTCCATCGCATTTGTGAGTTGGGTGTCGGTAACGGAGGCGTGGTCAACAAGGTGTGCCACAAACCCTCAGGCCTCGTCATGGCCAGAAAG CTGATCCATCTGGAGATCAAGCCAGCCATCAGGAACCAGATCATCAGAGAGCTACAG TTGCTACATGAGTGTAATTCTCCCTACATCGTTAGTTTCTACGGGTCCTTTTACAGCGACGGCGAGATCAGCATCTGCATGGAACACATG gatGGGGGCTCTCTGGACCAGGTGCTGAAGGAGGCCAGGAGGATCCCTGAGGAGATCCTGGGGAAAGTCAGCATCGCT GTTCTAAGAGGGTTAGCGTATCTACGAGAGAAACACCAGATCATGCACAGAG ACGTAAAGCCCTCTAATATCCTGGTCAACTCTCGTGGGGAGATCAAGCTGTGTGACTTCGGGGTGAGCGGCCAGCTGATTGACTCCATGGCCAACTCCTTCGTGGGAACACGTTCCTACATGTCG CCAGAGAGATTGCAGGGCACCCACTACTCTGTCCAGTCTGATGTGTGGAGCATGGGGCTGTCTCTGGTGGAGCTGTCTATCGGCCGGTATCCCATCCCCCCTCCTGACGCCAAGGAGCTGGAGGCCATCTTTGGCCGGCCCATCATGGACGGGACCGAGGGAGAAATGCACAGCAGCACCTCTCCCCGACCCAGACCCCCCGGGGGCAGACCTGCCAGcg GCCACGGTCCTGCGATGGCCATCTTTGAGCTGCTGGACTACATCGTCAACGAG CCTCCCCCCAAGCTGCCTCATGGAGTATTCACATCTGATTTCCAGGACTTTGTGACTAGATG TCTCATCAAGAACCCAGCAGACCGGGCGGACCTGAAGATGCTGATG AACCACACTTTTATCAAGCGCTCGGAGGTAGAGGAGATGGACTTCGCTGGCTGGCTCTGTAAAACCATGGGGCTAAACCAACCCAGCACTCCCACACGCACTGTAGACTaa